In Megalobrama amblycephala isolate DHTTF-2021 linkage group LG10, ASM1881202v1, whole genome shotgun sequence, one DNA window encodes the following:
- the mrps6 gene encoding 28S ribosomal protein S6, mitochondrial: MPRYELCVILKAMQRPETAAVLRRTVETLFERGAVVRSLENLGERRLPYKISKHNCRHTHGGYFSIDFHASPNIVSELLDHLERDVDVLRPTVLKKDAEVSEAQGCGLQNEKAKGATSR, from the coding sequence ATGCCGCGGTATGAGCTGTGTGTGATTCTGAAGGCGATGCAGAGGCCGGAGACCGCGGCTGTTTTGCGGCGCACGGTGGAGACTCTGTTCGAGCGGGGCGCTGTGGTCCGGAGTCTGGAGAACCTCGGGGAACGCAGGCTGCCCTACAAGATCTCCAAACACAACTGTCGCCACACGCACGGTGGATACTTCTCCATCGACTTCCACGCCTCGCCGAATATCGTCAGCGAGCTGCTGGATCACCTCGAGCGAGACGTGGACGTGCTGCGACCGACAGTTTTGAAGAAAGACGCTGAGGTTTCCGAGGCGCAGGGCTGTGGCCTTCAAAATGAGAAAGCAAAGGGTGCCACATCCCGCTAA